In Triticum urartu cultivar G1812 chromosome 6, Tu2.1, whole genome shotgun sequence, the following proteins share a genomic window:
- the LOC125517559 gene encoding uncharacterized protein LOC125517559, which translates to MASHLDFRYLDEGLGGERGKRKRREEEADAADSMDLDADAPRSSKLRAVASQSDPSKPAAFGSPTYDGVIAGRVSGRTWKEPRTRRSSALMVSRKPVPLEQRVRDKSLKKAYQARVAELKDEIRQNKVAKRKQKEEREKRKKENVLRTGSKLQKVTNPKTIQKIAKSKNRGQLRVVSDDIFGGKKSEAARRMQVPGLEN; encoded by the coding sequence ATGGCCTCGCACCTCGACTTTCGCTACCTCGACGAGGGCCTCGGCGGCGAGCGCGGCAAGCGCAAGCGCCGGGAGGAGGAGGCAGATGCCGCCGATTCCATGGACCTCGACGCCGACGCGCCCCGGTCGTCCAAGCTCCGTGCAGTGGCCTCCCAGTCTGACCCGTCCAAGCCGGCGGCCTTCGGGTCGCCCACCTACGACGGCGTCATCGCCGGGCGCGTCTCGGGGCGGACATGGAAGGAGCCACGCACGCGCCGCTCCTCCGCGCTGATGGTGTCCCGGAAGCCCGTCCCTCTGGAGCAGCGCGTGAGGGACAAGTCCCTGAAGAAGGCGTACCAGGCGCGCGTGGCGGAGCTCAAGGACGAGATCCGGCAGAACAAGGTCGCCAAGCGCAAGCAGAAGGAGGAGCGGGAGAAGCGCAAGAAGGAGAACGTGCTGCGCACGGGCTCGAAGCTGCAGAAGGTCACCAACCCCAAGACGATCCAGAAGATCGCCAAGTCCAAGAACCGAGGTCAGCTCAGGGTCGTATCCGACGACATCTTCGGCGGCAAGAAGTCCGAGGCCGCCCGCCGCATGCAGGTGCCCGGCCTGGAGAACTGA